TAGCGTTTGAACAGGTTGCCGAATTTGTTGTTGAATTTGTCCACGCGACCGGTAGTGTCGACGATTTTTTGAGTACCGGTGTAGAAAGGGTGGCACAGAGAGCAAACCTCAACGTTGAAGCTGTCTTTTTCCATTGCGGATTTGGTCACGAATTTGTTGCCGCAAGAGCAGGTAACGTTGATTTCGTGGTAGTTCGGGTGAATACCTTGTTTCATTTGATTTCCTTTCGATTAAGCGGGCACAGGGGTTTTGCCTGTACTTCAGTTAAGCGTGGAATTTTCGCTATTTTTGGCTGTTTCGTCAAGAGGATATTTTGTATGCAGGGCAGTTTCGCAACAGACGAGAACAGTTTAGAATAGAGTCTCGAACCAAATATTATGCGATCAGATTGTAATCTAACTGAAAAGAGGATGTAAAGCCTCCTCTAGATGTGAAACTTTAAGAAGAATAATAGTCTGAATAATATTTACGCTTGTACGAACAGGAGACGGAATCAATGTGGAAAAGGATATTGACGTGCATTTTGCGTGTTTGGGGAGGAATGTTGCCTCCGTCTTATTGCAAACCATTCGGCAGAATTGCGCAAAAATTCCGCGCCGCTTTGGCTGCATGCATTTCTCCAAACATCGGTAAAAACGTCAATATTGAAAAAGGCGGATACGTCTTTCCGGATACGGTAGTCGGCGATAATTCGGGTATCGGCGTAAACTGCGAAATCTGCCACGGTTTGACCCTCGGCAAGAACGTGATGATGGGGCCGGAATGCCTGTTTTATTCGACCAACCACAAATTCAACCCTGAAACCCGCCGCTTTGAAGGATATACGGATATCCGCCCGATTGTGATTGAAGACGATGTCTGGATTGGTCGGCGTGCGATTATCATGGGCGGCGTTACCATCGGTAAGGGCGCGGTAATCGGCGCAGGTTCGGTGGTTACTAAAGATGTGCCGCCTTATTGCGTGGCTGCGGGCAATCCTGCGATTGTTCGGAAAAATCTGCTCGATGAGCAAGAGCTTGCAGCCGAATAGCGTAAACAAAATAGCAAAATAAAAGGCCGTCTGAATTTCAGACGGCCTTTTTTCAATAGTGCTTAAGCGGCAATTTTTTCGCATTCTTTAATGCAAGCCAAGCAAGATTCGTAGCAGGCTTTGCATTCAGCGTGGTGGCCGGCGTGTTCTTTGCAGGCGGCGGAACATTGTTTGCAGGCTTCGATGCATACTTTTGCCAAAGATGGAGTCAGGCGTGAATTTTGGGCAGCGAGGTTTTGCAATGTGCCGCACAGTGCCAACATTTGGTTAACGCCGGTTGCGCAGTCTTTCATGGAGGTATCGCCTTCGCTCAACAGGGCGATGCAGTGTGCCAGACAGATTTGACCGGCTTCAACGCAATGTGCGGCCGCTTTGCGCGCAGCTTCGTAGGCGCGTGGTGCAGAATGTGCGTGACCGGCATGGTGTGCATGGCCGGCATGGTCGTGAGCACGAGCAAAAGAAGCGGCGGCGGTGAGGGAGACAGCAGCAGCGCTGCCGATAAATTGACGACGGTTCATAAGATAGAGTCCTTTTTGCTTTGTAGAAATATCGGACGAATTATTTCATCCATTATTAAAAGGTTATCATGTTATTCGTTTTTAAACAACAGGCCGTCTGAAGGTATCGAGAACACGTTCAGACGGCCTGTCGTCGGATATGATATTTGTTTAAATGAATTACAAATCGGATGTTTGGAATGCGGCCAAGTGACTTTTGCCGAGAAAATAGTCGGTTTATTCCGCCAACAATTCTTCCGGTTTGACTTTCTCTCCATACACGGGCAAGAGGGTTTTTTCATAGGCGGCTTTCAGACGGCCGTCTTTTTTCATGGCGGCGATTTCGCCGTTGACCCAGTTCAGGAGGTCGGTGTTGCCTTTTTGAACAGCCGGGGCGATGAATTCGGCAGGGCCGAGGTTGCCGATGGCGACTTCAAAATTCGGGTTTTCTTTTGCCCATGCCCACAGCAGGGCGTTGTCGTGGGCGAGTGCTACGCCGCGGCCGTCTTTCAGTGCGTCGAAGGTTTCGGTATTTTGGTCGAATTTCAGCAGTTTGACTTCAGGATGGCTTTTGGTGAAGAAGGCGTCGGCGGTGGTGCCTTTGTTGACCAGAAGGGTTTGGTCTTTCAATTGTGCAACGTCGGTAATCGGTTTGTCTTTGGGGGAAACTACGCCCAAGGCCACTTTCATGTAAGGATCGGCGAAATCGACGGCTTCGGCGCGTTCGGGTGTTTTGGTGAAGTTGGCGAGGATGAGGTCGACTTTGCCGGAACGGACGTATTCGACGCGGTTTGCGGCCTCGGTCAGGACGAATTCGACTTTGTCGGGGCTGCCGAGCAGGTCTTTGGCCAGGTCTTTGGCGATTTCAACGTCAAAGCCTTGGTTTTTGCCGTTGGCGTCAACATAGCCGAACGGAGGCTTGTCGCCGAATACACCGATACGGATGACGCCTTTTTCTTTGATGGAGGCAACGGTCGCCGCTCCGCTGCTTTGTGAAGATTGGGCATCGCCGGAGCCGCCTCCGCAAGCAGTCAGGCCGACGGCGATGGCGGCAGAGGCGAGGAGGGCTTTGAATTTGGCATTCAATTGCATGAGTGTTTCCTTTTCAAATGTTTGGTTGAAAGTGGAGGTCGTCTGAAAAAGGGTTCGGACGGCCTGAAAATAAAATCAGTAGTCCATGCCTGCCAAGAATTGGCGGGCGCGTTCGCTTTTGGGGGCGGAGAAGAAGGTTTCGGGGTCGGACGATTCAACGATGCCGCCTTTGTCCATGAAAACGATGCGGTCGGCAACTTTGCGGGCAAACCCCATTTCATGGGTTACGATGAGCATGCTCATGCCTTCGCGGGCGAGTTCTAAAACCACTTCCAAGACCTCGCGCACCATTTCGGGGTCGAGTGCGGCGGTGATTTCGTCCAGCAGGATGACTTCCGGATTCAGGCACAGGGCGCGGACAATGGCGATGCGTTGTTTCTGGCCACCGGAGAGTTCGCGCGGATAGGCGTTTTTGCGGTCGAGCAGACCGACGCGTTCCAACAGTTTGTCGGCTTGTGCCTCTGCTTCGGCACGGTTGCGGTTTTGTACTTTCACCGGACCTAAGAGGATGTTTTCGATGACGGTCATGTGGGCAAACAGTTCATAGCTTTGAAAGACCATGCCGACTTTTTGCCGGGCGGTTTGCCAGGAAACGTCTTTGCCGAATTCGCCGACTCCATCCATCACGATGCTGCCGCCTTGGTGCGGCTCCAAACCGTTTACGCAGCGCAGGAGGGTAGATTTGCCGCAGCCGGACGGACCCAGCAGTACGATGACTTCGCCTTTTTCCAAGTCCAAGTCTAAGGATTGAATGGCGGTTACGTTGCCGTATTGTTTGTGCAGGTTGCGGATGCTCAGTAAAGCCATGTCAGTGTTCCCATTTTT
This genomic interval from Neisseria sp. Marseille-Q5346 contains the following:
- the rpmE gene encoding 50S ribosomal protein L31, with the protein product MKQGIHPNYHEINVTCSCGNKFVTKSAMEKDSFNVEVCSLCHPFYTGTQKIVDTTGRVDKFNNKFGNLFKR
- a CDS encoding acyltransferase codes for the protein MWKRILTCILRVWGGMLPPSYCKPFGRIAQKFRAALAACISPNIGKNVNIEKGGYVFPDTVVGDNSGIGVNCEICHGLTLGKNVMMGPECLFYSTNHKFNPETRRFEGYTDIRPIVIEDDVWIGRRAIIMGGVTIGKGAVIGAGSVVTKDVPPYCVAAGNPAIVRKNLLDEQELAAE
- a CDS encoding four-helix bundle copper-binding protein, with product MNRRQFIGSAAAVSLTAAASFARAHDHAGHAHHAGHAHSAPRAYEAARKAAAHCVEAGQICLAHCIALLSEGDTSMKDCATGVNQMLALCGTLQNLAAQNSRLTPSLAKVCIEACKQCSAACKEHAGHHAECKACYESCLACIKECEKIAA
- a CDS encoding amino acid ABC transporter substrate-binding protein; the encoded protein is MQLNAKFKALLASAAIAVGLTACGGGSGDAQSSQSSGAATVASIKEKGVIRIGVFGDKPPFGYVDANGKNQGFDVEIAKDLAKDLLGSPDKVEFVLTEAANRVEYVRSGKVDLILANFTKTPERAEAVDFADPYMKVALGVVSPKDKPITDVAQLKDQTLLVNKGTTADAFFTKSHPEVKLLKFDQNTETFDALKDGRGVALAHDNALLWAWAKENPNFEVAIGNLGPAEFIAPAVQKGNTDLLNWVNGEIAAMKKDGRLKAAYEKTLLPVYGEKVKPEELLAE
- a CDS encoding amino acid ABC transporter ATP-binding protein; this translates as MALLSIRNLHKQYGNVTAIQSLDLDLEKGEVIVLLGPSGCGKSTLLRCVNGLEPHQGGSIVMDGVGEFGKDVSWQTARQKVGMVFQSYELFAHMTVIENILLGPVKVQNRNRAEAEAQADKLLERVGLLDRKNAYPRELSGGQKQRIAIVRALCLNPEVILLDEITAALDPEMVREVLEVVLELAREGMSMLIVTHEMGFARKVADRIVFMDKGGIVESSDPETFFSAPKSERARQFLAGMDY